A genomic window from Silene latifolia isolate original U9 population chromosome Y, ASM4854445v1, whole genome shotgun sequence includes:
- the LOC141629132 gene encoding uncharacterized protein LOC141629132 → MCKDFLWGIAEGQRRMVFKSWGSLCKPRKEGGVDIKEILSWNKAQMMNWLYKLETNTPNVWVQSVNAYILKGVSFWDFQVTAAHSWLWGNIITCRDSLIDLTGGVSQAKELLSLSDYKLQVYEGLREKGPTLSVYKTLSDTFNYPKHVIIGLLAIQNKLPTVDNVFRRGMMLVNRCVLCENHSETASHLFFDCAYSATVWQTVSQWLQIPPKTQLPQVLHWFKGHNRGKSWLKRQRRCLLLCTLYLLWNERNKRIFKDLAAPPSVLIRKVQYLVLTRLQALASDDSLY, encoded by the coding sequence ATGTGCAAAGACTTCCTCTGGGGTATTGCTGAAGGACAACGGAGAATGGTCTTTAAGAGCTGGGGTAGTTTGTGTAAGCCTAGAAAGGAAGGTGGAGTGGATATTAAGGAGATTTTAAGCTGGAACAAAGCCCAGATGATGAATTGGTTGTACAAACTTGAGACTAATACTCCTAATGTTTGGGTTCAGTCGGTTAATGCCTACATTTTGAAAGGCGTTAGCTTTTGGGACTTCCAAGTCACTGCAGCCCACTCATGGCTCTGGGGTAATATCATCACTTGCAGGGATAGTCTTATTGATCTTACTGGAGGAGTTTCTCAGGCTAAGGAATTGTTAAGCTTGTCTGATTATAAACTGCAGGTTTATGAAGGCTTACGGGAAAAAGGGCCTACTCTGTCTGTGTATAAGACTCTGAGTGACACCTTTAACTACCCTAAGCATGTTATAATTGGATTACTTGCGATTCAGAATAAGTTACCCACGGTGGACAATGTGTTTAGGAGAGGGATGATGCTTGTTAATCGTTGTGTGTTGTGTGAGAACCACTCTGAAACTGCCTCTCATCTCTTTTTTGACTGTGCTTACTCTGCAACTGTCTGGCAAACAGTTTCTCAATGGTTGCAGATTCCTCCCAAGACTCAATTGCCGCAGGTTCTGCACTGGTTCAAGGGGCATAATAGGGGCAAAAGCTGGCTCAAAAGGCAGCGTCGTTGTCTTCTGTTATGCACCCTCTACTTGCTTTGGAATGAACGGAACAAAAGAATTTTCAAAGACCTTGCTGCTCCTCCTAGTGTCCTTATTAGGAAGGTGCAGTATTTGGTTTTAACCCGTCTACAAGCTCTAGCTTCTGATGACTCTCTCTATTGA